ATCAAAACCCATTTCAGAATATTACAGTGGATATTTTGGTACCACCTACGTTTTTGAAAACACCTAAAAGCCAAGTTTGTCCGAATGGAAGAACTGCAAGATTTGAGTGTCAAGCACAAGGGTTGCCTGTGCCTAAAATATATTGGTTGAAAGACTCATTAAATATTACAGTAAACGGTAATTACTAACACGGCTAACAATTAAAGATCGAGCTGCTATGTAATGCATGTATGATTTTGCAGGACGTAGGACTACATACGTGAGAGAACATAATAAAATGGAGTTGGCAATATCAGCAACAGTTCCTTCTGATTCTGGCATTTATCAATGCGTTGCTGTAAATTCAGCTGGAGAAATTTGGGCCGCAGGTCGGCTTCAAGTGAATACGTCTCGTAATAGTCCTGCTGCACCTACCTCTCTAGAATGTCGTGCTCTATCACcagttaaaatttttatttcctggGTTCCACCAAAGTCTCTACCATACACCAGTATTACAGCTTATACCGTCCATTACAGTCCCGTAGGTGAGTGAATtcataaagaattttaaatgaataagaATATGGATTTCAATCAGATATTCCATAATCAATTcccatatattgtatttatgcAGAAGGAGGTAAGGAAGAAGTTTCACCACCTGAACCTGGCAATTCTACATCGGTAGAAGTGACGAAGCTTCTTGAACCGTTTACTAATTACTCCTTCTATGTGCGAGTGTGGAACAATAATGGTCCTAGTGACCAATCAGCCACCATTTTGTGTTCTACAGCTCCAAGTGGTACgttaattttttctgtattgtttcctttttttttcttttttatttatgtgaGAATGTGATTAAGAATGCTGTATTTTTCACAGTTCCTATAAGTGTACCAAAAGTAAAAGTGAATATAATTAGTAgtacaaaattaaatgtatcATGGGAACCACTGACGAAGAAGGAGTCTCGTGGTATCGTCGtacaatacaaattattattgaGACGACACGAACAACCGTCTTCTCGTGCTCTTCATTTTCGTGCTAATGTTGAATCTTACATACTTTCCGGTAtgaatttccttttttcttaaTTACTCGGTAATAAAGATTGCACAATCtgtgattaaatttaattgttggTTATTTGTATCTGATTAGACTTGAAACCTGGTGCACAATATGATCTACGAGTATTAGCGAAAACAGATGTAGGCTGGCCTAATATGAGCGAATCACAGTTGGAATGGACCACTGTGACTATGCCATCCGCAGAATCAATTGTTATCAAAAATATTGTGGATATACAAGTACTACTTGTAAATTCTTCAGTTGTGAAGGTTTTTACATTCTTGGAATTACGCATTAtaacgtaatatttattattgttttgttacGTTCGATTTTTTGTGTTAggtgaaatggaaaataaatgttaaggAAAATGATAAGATTGAATCAGAATTTGAAGTTTGGAAAATCTACTGTGAAAATCAAAATGGATATAAATTAGCAAGTATTTCTTTACCACaaaatattactgaatataTGTTTACTAATCTCGGTGAGTTAGTGTTAGTATTGGTACGAGtagtagtattttatattttattaaagaatttcattaatttatttttctgtccAGATGTAAATGTATCGTATACGGTGGGTTTGTGTATGATGAAGTCTGGTGAACCAACTAGTTGCCTGACAAAACAAATTGAAACTATCCCACCAGATACAAGTGAGTGTCCTGAAAGTATAAACTTCAATGATAACGGTACAATTgtttatatataactaacactTTCATCTTTAACTTAGGCAATGTACCAATGGCGTTGGAAGCTATTCCTATTTCATCTACTTCCATTAACGTAACGTGGTCATTGAGTGACATGCATgaaatgaattcttttgaaCTGTGTTACCAGTCCATTCATACAACAAATTTAGAAGGCCctaaatgtattatattgtgCGTATGATAGTCACTACATTTTATTTGAGCCGTTTATTCTTGTTTTAATTAtcaaataactatataattcatatttttagaaACTCTACCAAGGCAAGTGTCAACAATCTTAAACCATTTACGCTATATCAATTTAAAGTAAGAGCTATTCAAAACAACACAAACCAAAGCAGTTTCTATAGTGAAGCTATAGAATGTTATACTAATGAAGACAGTTAgtagacatatatatatatatattcttgtaaattaatataaagtagcaggttaataattttaatgattttagtTCCTGGAAAGGTGGAAGAGGTACAATGGTTCTTGgtaaataatacaaaagtaCGAGTTGCATGGAAGGAGCCAAGCAATATAAATggcataatacaaaattattttgtcaTATATACCATGGATTTAATGGATTCCATGACCACGTGGGAAAACGTGACGGTACCTGGTAACAAAACGTCGGCGATTTTATTAGGTTTGACTCCAGGAAAACGATATTTCGTTATGGTTCAAGCTACGACAAAAGCCGGTTATGGTAAACCCTCTGATCCGATCATTATCATCACCGGTGGTAGTGTATCAAAAATACCTGTTTCCCCAGACGAACAAAAGCCATCGCAAAACGTAAAACCAGATCAGAGTCTTGGTGAGCGATATTGATTACataaagttaattatttatacgaGCTATTTTAATTAATCTGGCGTTCCATTAGATAAACCATATACTTTCTTTTATATGTTAGTTATTATATATCATTCAGACTTTAACACGGCAATATATCTTACGTTTAGGTGTGATTCTTGGCGCGAGCATAAGCATTGGATTTATCACAATCTGTCTGTGTAGTATGTATTGTCGAAGAAAGTGGGAGAATGCTCGTATTTTGAGAGACAATGTGCAGGCAACGAAAGGACGTTCATTGGTACGAAATGGGAACAGGTGTTGCGTAGAAGAGACCTCTACGTCGGTGAGCCAGCAAATGAACACCAGGGTAACGCCCAATGAAATTGAACTTGCTGTTCTTTGCCCATCGTCTCCGATCACGACAAATCCACATTTAGATACCAAGGTACGTGAAcgtcaacaatatttatttgtgtACGTGTACTGAATGGTTTTTTCATTGTTGCAGGGTGGGAAATCAAACGGAATTCTTGAATCCTGTGCGAAGGAACCTTTACTACCGTCATGGGAAGTTAATGGTGAGCCTAAggatattcaaataacaaaaagTTCACAGGTACGAACAGTAATGTTAAATAGCATAAAGAATTAGTGAAAGTGATTGGTACTCATATTAGTACACTTTGAATTACAGTACAAAGCAAAGGACAGCGTTGTCTTCGTTAAACAAACGCAAGAGCATGAACTGGAGCCAGATTTGGAAGGCACGCAGCTCACGATGGTCAATTGTACTTTAggcagtagcagtagcagttTAAACAACAACTCGGGATGTCCGGACGGAGATACATCCTTGTCGAAATCTATATGTATATCTGTTCCAGCGCTTGGACCAAACGGATGAAAGCAGTAGGCAATACGATCCGAGTATTTCACACTTTCTTCCTCTGTTACTGTTACAACAGGTAGGATGCAAAAGTTTTTCCGGTGGCTcaaatcaacgtgttaatatgtatAGTAAAAGAAGTGTACACGTGGGTTGAAAGATGAAACGCGAATGAAAGTTCTCAAGCAAGTAGAAGCAATGCAAGTTACTACACTCTACGAGTTGAATATGACACAGTTTGTAAATGGGAATGCCACGATGGATTCGtaagtaatgtaaataatagtGTCATAGAAACGCGTCGAATATGAGAACAGGctgttgtaaataatattttcaagcaAGTTATTTCATTGAGAACACACAGTATTCCTGGATTAATGATTCGGTGAGAAATCTAGTGACTTTTAGATTTCATGTTTTGTTAAATGGTACTGTGCTATGGATAAATCATACGAATGAtacttaaatattcattagcTAATTTGCTCACATGAGTTGACGCCTGGAAATTACGAATGAATCTTTAAGGCACGAAAGAGATTCTTGATGTTTCTGTAAATAGGATTAATTATCAATCTGtgaatatgtttataaaaatatcatgtTTTTCGAATGATAGCGAAAGATAAGTAAATAATGCATTCCTTTTATACTAAGAAGGACAAAATTCATGAATATTCGGATACAGGCCTAAGTTAATtcatgatatatatatacatattgctTTTGAAAGAAGCAATAGTACCGATCATTCCACATTCTTACATTTTCCGTTAGCCGAATCTAAATTAGCAAGAGGagtcttttattttttcaatgattaaGCAATGGAAAAGATAAACTAATCAGATCTTAACGGATTCGAAATAGGACTTAGATTTGCTTTTTAATCCCAGTGCTACCAACGCAAGTACATGTATAGCATTTAAAACTtcgacaaatatttattaaagaggTGGACGTCATCTCAAGCactttttgaaatgaaaataattgaggTGTTCATATTAATTTAACGAGGTCTTTATATTATATGTGTAATCATTGTATTATACACtattgaaagcatataaaagtgAACAGGAAAAAATAAGATTAGATTTTTAAAGGAAAATcttctaaattttttaacactatGTACAAACATCTATAAAAGaccatatatagttttaaaatatatattaaaatacgaACCTAGTAATTGGATAACGCAgttatattctaaatattttttcctGTTCAAAATGTCAGTTTATGATAAAGATAAATCTTACGTTGTACAAGACATTTAAAGTTAACTAcaacataaaagaaaaaaaaagaaagaaaagggaagaacGAAACAAAACTACAAAATGTATTCCAGACTGGTGCATGTTACCATGACAGAGAAGAAACCCAACACAGTACCTGATAGAAATAAGCTATATCTTTTAGAGTGAGACGTAGATATGTCATGTTATATTATTGTACCTccattaattgttatttattacattttacacgTTCAGTACTACCACATTCAGAAAATGATCACATACACTGAATCATGCAATAACGTAGTCACTACAAGCACagtatgaaaccatgtaaagaTAGAATCAATTCAATCTGCACATGCTAGAGATTTTTATTGTACAGATTTCTACAactttatatgaaataatttgttaaatattataatttcatatcatttctaggaaagaaaggaaaagaaaagaaaagaaaggaaaatactTCTGCCTTACGTTAAAGACATGTTACTATTAAGGGTGCGTTAATACCATCTGTTCAGACAGGTAACGTTGTGTAAACAACTTTTTGTCTAAATGTAGACGTTACGCGTTTGAACGGATAGCATGAGCGCACTTTAAAAcagattttttatataaaacatactcTGCAACAATACTTTCTTAAGCATAAATTACGG
This genomic window from Nomia melanderi isolate GNS246 chromosome 9, iyNomMela1, whole genome shotgun sequence contains:
- the LOC116432436 gene encoding protogenin isoform X2 produces the protein MAARVLLLSILFTEVLKPACAAGVKEIGAGLHNINISKPESFNTSPTKGSGVTLEIQPSGHVILGKKGIILSCIAGSNQNVSWLHNGISAPPCGITRCTLLRNGSLHLHKMVQKFKEKNNTTINFRDYIKDEYRCVTHTNLGSLRSSPTFIQIAELAHIFKESPENITVHEGEVARLSCLIDSVPFPPNVTWQHNGEKLLPNHNNSNRYFMVPPGVLYIKATKLSDAGSYRCIVNNEFLKKTKKSKEAKLTVISRPEGNGSYTPPLLFPQVSYNHWLLNGTSLTLACAASGYPLPLMTWTFIPRYTDNLNVAQPRILLNSSIGISILSLVNVSVSDAGVYLCSTKTIVANNLEIQNITVDILVPPTFLKTPKSQVCPNGRTARFECQAQGLPVPKIYWLKDSLNITVNGRRTTYVREHNKMELAISATVPSDSGIYQCVAVNSAGEIWAAGRLQVNTSRNSPAAPTSLECRALSPVKIFISWVPPKSLPYTSITAYTVHYSPVEGGKEEVSPPEPGNSTSVEVTKLLEPFTNYSFYVRVWNNNGPSDQSATILCSTAPSVPISVPKVKVNIISSTKLNVSWEPLTKKESRGIVVQYKLLLRRHEQPSSRALHFRANVESYILSDLKPGAQYDLRVLAKTDVGWPNMSESQLEWTTVTMPSAESIVIKNIVDIQVLLVNSSVVKVKWKINVKENDKIESEFEVWKIYCENQNGYKLASISLPQNITEYMFTNLDVNVSYTVGLCMMKSGEPTSCLTKQIETIPPDTSNVPMALEAIPISSTSINVTWSLSDMHEMNSFELCYQSIHTTNLEGPKCIILNSTKASVNNLKPFTLYQFKVRAIQNNTNQSSFYSEAIECYTNEDIPGKVEEVQWFLVNNTKVRVAWKEPSNINGIIQNYFVIYTMDLMDSMTTWENVTVPGNKTSAILLGLTPGKRYFVMVQATTKAGYGKPSDPIIIITGGSVSKIPVSPDEQKPSQNVKPDQSLGVILGASISIGFITICLCSMYCRRKWENARILRDNVQATKGRSLVRNGNRCCVEETSTSVSQQMNTRVTPNEIELAVLCPSSPITTNPHLDTKGGKSNGILESCAKEPLLPSWEVNGEPKDIQITKSSQYKAKDSVVFVKQTQEHELEPDLEGTQLTMVNCTLGSSSSSLNNNSGCPDGDTSLSKSICISVPALGPNG
- the LOC116432436 gene encoding protogenin isoform X1 produces the protein MAARVLLLSILFTEVLKPACAAGVKEIGAGLHNINISKPESFNTSPTKGSGVTLEIQPSGHVILGKKGIILSCIAGSNQNVSWLHNGISAPPCGITRCTLLRNGSLHLHKMVQKFKEKNNTTINFRDYIKDEYRCVTHTNLGSLRSSPTFIQIAELAHIFKESPENITVHEGEVARLSCLIDSVPFPPNVTWQHNGEKLLPNHNNSNSRYFMVPPGVLYIKATKLSDAGSYRCIVNNEFLKKTKKSKEAKLTVISRPEGNGSYTPPLLFPQVSYNHWLLNGTSLTLACAASGYPLPLMTWTFIPRYTDNLNVAQPRILLNSSIGISILSLVNVSVSDAGVYLCSTKTIVANNLEIQNITVDILVPPTFLKTPKSQVCPNGRTARFECQAQGLPVPKIYWLKDSLNITVNGRRTTYVREHNKMELAISATVPSDSGIYQCVAVNSAGEIWAAGRLQVNTSRNSPAAPTSLECRALSPVKIFISWVPPKSLPYTSITAYTVHYSPVEGGKEEVSPPEPGNSTSVEVTKLLEPFTNYSFYVRVWNNNGPSDQSATILCSTAPSVPISVPKVKVNIISSTKLNVSWEPLTKKESRGIVVQYKLLLRRHEQPSSRALHFRANVESYILSDLKPGAQYDLRVLAKTDVGWPNMSESQLEWTTVTMPSAESIVIKNIVDIQVLLVNSSVVKVKWKINVKENDKIESEFEVWKIYCENQNGYKLASISLPQNITEYMFTNLDVNVSYTVGLCMMKSGEPTSCLTKQIETIPPDTSNVPMALEAIPISSTSINVTWSLSDMHEMNSFELCYQSIHTTNLEGPKCIILNSTKASVNNLKPFTLYQFKVRAIQNNTNQSSFYSEAIECYTNEDIPGKVEEVQWFLVNNTKVRVAWKEPSNINGIIQNYFVIYTMDLMDSMTTWENVTVPGNKTSAILLGLTPGKRYFVMVQATTKAGYGKPSDPIIIITGGSVSKIPVSPDEQKPSQNVKPDQSLGVILGASISIGFITICLCSMYCRRKWENARILRDNVQATKGRSLVRNGNRCCVEETSTSVSQQMNTRVTPNEIELAVLCPSSPITTNPHLDTKGGKSNGILESCAKEPLLPSWEVNGEPKDIQITKSSQYKAKDSVVFVKQTQEHELEPDLEGTQLTMVNCTLGSSSSSLNNNSGCPDGDTSLSKSICISVPALGPNG